Genomic DNA from Aminobacterium mobile DSM 12262:
GAAGTTACCTCCAACGCCAACGGAGTCATTATGAGGAGCGAGGAGAATTCTCCTGATATGAGGAAAGCTTTCGATAAGGCCATGAAAAATATCGAACGTCAAATTAAGCGCCATAACGACTACCTCAAAGACAGAGCACAGCTCAAGACACACGATGTTTCTTTTAATCTAGAGGGATTCCCGGAAGTTGAAACTGTTCCCCTCGTAGAAGAAGAAATAGTCAAAGTAAAAAGATTTCCTCTACGGCCCATGACAGCTAAAGAGGCTACGATGCAAATGGATCTTCTCGGACATGAGTTTTTCCTCTTTAAGAATGTGGAGACAGGTGCGGTAAATGTGGTGTATAGAAGGAAAAACGGAGGGTTTGGTCTTCTCGAGCCTATCGATTGATCGGGCGACTTTTAGAAAGGTATGAAAGGCCCCTTGCGGGGGCCTTTTTTTCTGATACATCCCGACTGGGGGCGATCCTATGCACGAGATGTCTCTGGTTGAAGCTGTTATAGAGACTCTTTTAGAGTTACAAAAATCTCATGAATGGAATCATATTAGTAAGGTTACTCTTCACGTTGGAGCTATGAGGCAAGTGATCCCTGATGTCATGTCTTTTGCGTTTCTTATAGCCACAAAAGATACGCCTCTTGCAGGGGCTAAAATGGAGATCATAGAGATTCCCATGAGTTTTAAGTGTAAAAAATGTGACAGAAAATGGGGAGAAGATCAAATGGATTTCGTCTGTCCTCATTGTGGTTCTTTGGATGTTGACGTTTTGTCGGGTATGGAGTTGGATATAGAGTCAGTGGAGGTGGAAGAAGAACATGGCTAAAATCTATAAGATTCAACAGTCCGTCATGGCAGCTGATGAAGAGTATGCCCAGCAGATTCGAAAAGAGATGTCTCGTCGAGGTCTTTTGGTTATTAATATTATAGGGTCCCCAGGGGCCGGGAAAACTACGCTACTTGAAGCGACAAAAGATAAAGCTCCCTTCTCTTTTGCTGTTATTGAAGGTGATATAGCCACTTCTCGAGATGCGGAACGTCTTTCAAAGTTGGGAGTTCCTTCAATTCAGATTAACACTCATGGGGGATGCCATCTTGAGGCGAATTTAGTGAAAAAAGCTCTCGAAGAGTTGCCTCTCGAAGATATCGATGTGATCTTTATAGAAAATGTGGGGAATTTAGTCTGTCCCGCAGAATTTGATATAGGTGAGGACTGGAAAGTAGCAGTGAGCAGTATTCCAGAAGGTGCCGACAAACCTTTGAAGTACCCGCATCTGTTTTCCGAAGCCAAAGCTGTTCTTCTTACAAAGGTAGATCTCGTTCCTTACGTTCCCTTTGATATGGATTTATATAAGAATGATCTTTTTCACTTAAATCCCAATGTAGAATGTATTGAGATAGAAGCGTTGACAGGCAAGGGTATTCAGAAGTGGGTATCCTTGGTGGAGAAATTATTAAAGGAGAAGCGTTCTGAATGTCTGTAAATGACCCTATTTTAGAGAAGTTGAATCCGCGGCAACAGGAGGCTGTTTCTTATTGCGACGGTCCATTACTCGTTCTTGCTGGAGCAGGAAGTGGCAAAACAAGAGTTTTAACTCATAAAGTAGCCTACCTTATTAATAAGGGATATGCCTCCCCGCGGGGGATACTTGCTGTAACGTTCACGAATAAAGCAGCCCGGGAAATGAAAGAGCGTGTAATATCCCTAATCGGAGATTCTGCGGCTATAATGCAAGTGAGTACTTTCCATTCTTATGGCCTTCATTTTCTTTTTCGAAATAGCGACCAGCTAGAATTTCTTGGCCTCAAAAAAGGTTTTGCTATTTTTGATCGTAACGATAGCCGATCTCTCGTGAAGAAAGTAATGGAGGAATTGCGCCTCGATCCGAAACAAATTGATCCATCCCATGTTCTTGATAGAATTTCGAAGGCAAAAACAGAAGGAAATCCTAAAACTTTAGAGCCTTTAGGATTGGAGGGCATAGAACATCAAGTTTATAGCCTATACAATGAAGAGTTGAGGAAGCAGAATGCTATAGATTTTGATGATCTCCTGATCCTCCCCCTCCATCTTTTAACTGTTGATAGCGACCTTCGAAAGAGGGAGCAGGAACGGCTTGATTGGATTTTGGTCGATGAATATCAGGACGTAAATAAGCCTCAATATCTTCTTTTACGCCGTCTTATAGGTACTTCAGGTCGAATTATGGTTGTAGGAGATCCAGACCAATCTATTTATGGATGGCGAGGGGCTGATATGACCATGATCCTTAACTTCGAGAAAGATTTCCCTGCTGCGAAAGTGGTGGTCTTGGATCAGAATTATCGATCCACAGGAAATATTCTGAAAGCTGCAAACTCAGTGATTATGAGCAACGAGCGGCGCAGGAAGAAGAATCTGTGGACAGCCCGAGATATGGGAGATAAAATACGCGTCCTTCTTTCACCTAACGAATATAAAGAAGCTGAATTTATTATGTCGGAAATAAAAAAACTTCATGATTTTCAAGGATATAAATATGGCGATATGGCAATTCTTTATCGCATTAATGCTATGAGCCGAATTTACGAGCAGAAATGCATAGAGCGGGGCGTTCCCTATCGTGTTGTGAGGGGTACGGCGTTTTATGACAGAAAAGAAATAAAAGAAATGCTTTCTTATATGCGTCTTGCTGTGAATCCGGCAGACTTGGCTTCTTTGTCAAGGGTAGCCAATGTTCCGGCGCGAGGGCTTGGAAAGAAAAGCCTGGAAAAGCTGGGTGAAACTCTCGGTTCTCTTTCTGCAATGGAAGCCCATCAAATTTGGGCGGTCATAGAGGAGGGGAAAGAACTTACCCTTTCGGGGAAAGCACGTGCAGGGGCTATGGAACTAGCTCTTCATATGTCGGCTATTTTAAAGAAATCCCAAAACTTCCAGGATGTGTTGCTTTATATCCTTGACGGCATTGGTTATCAGGAGCAACTGAAAAAAGATGATCCTGAAGGATGGGAAGAGCGAGTGGAAAACATCCGCGAGCTGGGGTCTCTTGTTTCTTCAGGGGGGGATCTTGCTGAAGTGTTGGCGGAGGTGGCTCTCTTTACAGATTTGGAAACTACGGATTTGGGAGATTTAGGTGCAGTAAACTTTTTGACACTTCATGCGGCTAAAGGATTGGAATTCCCAGTAGTGTTCCTTGTGGGGCTGGAAGAAGCTATCTTCCCTCATTTTAAGTGTATGGAAGACCAAGAAAGCCTTGAAGAAGAGCGTCGTCTCTGCTATGTGGGCATGACACGTGCGGAAGAAAAACTTTATATGACAGGAGCACGGAGTCGCCGGCTCTTTGGTTCTGTTTTCAGAAACGGCTTGTCTCGTTTCCTTTGGGAGATTCCCGACGGGAATAAAGAAGTTGAAGACCAAGGCGAGGAGGAGATGTCCTATGCTGGTTTTGGGCGTGACAGGAGACGTAGGGGCTGGTAAATCTACTGTCGCTGGTCTTTGGAAAAATCACGGGGCTTCTATTATTGACGCAGATTGTATAATCCATGAAATATGGAAAGAACCCAGAGTCCTAAAAAGAGTGGAAGAGCGATGGGGAAGTTGCGTTTTTTATCATAATGGCAGCATCAATCCATCAGAGATCGCTTCTCGTATTTTTGCTGACCCCAAAGAATACGAGTGGCTTTGTTCTATTCTCCATCCTATGGTTCGTAAAGAGATGGAACGTCGGATGTTTGCTCTTCGAGGATGGATTGTAGCAGAGATTCCGCTCCTTTTTGAGAATAGTGTGCCGTGGTGGGTAGATTATACAGTGTATGTGACGGCATCTACGTCAACGAGACTTTCTCGGAACGTTTCGCGTGGATGGAATGAGGAAGAGATAGAACGTCGAGAGCGTTTCCTTATGAATACTGAAGAAAAACAGGCTATGGCTGATCTTGTGATACAGAATGAGGGGTCTTTAGAGAGTCTTGAAGAGTCTTTGTTGCGATATGCCGTTGCGTTTAAAAAAATGGCGGCTCTTTGTGTTATTCAGGCGTATAGCTCTGATGAAAAGAGTCTTCGCCGTGCGGCTGTTCGCCTGGGAGCCTCTGGCTGGGCTTCGAGGGTGGAGGTGCAGCCTTTAGTCAATGCTCTTATGCAAAATGGTCGATTATCTATGGGAAAGCGCTATTTGTTGCGAGCTTATTCTTGTGAATTTTACTGGAGATTTGTAGAGGAACTACTGAAAAACGAGGGCGTGAATGAAGTGGAGCTCCTTCATGTTCCGCGTCTATCAGCGGCCCTTCGAAATGATTTAGTGGAGGAAATGAACGGTTGAAAGTTATAACGAGCCATATGGGGAACGATTTTGATTCCATAGCAAGTATGGTTGCCGCTTCGAAACTTTATCCCGACGCCATACTCTCTCTTTCTGGCTCTACAAGCCGGACGGTTCGGGATTTTTTGCGAAAATTTCCTCGTCGCTGGCCTATTGTGACTCCCCGAAAAATTAGGAAAGATGAGATTACTCAGCTCATTGTAGTTGATACCCGTTCCCGGTCGCGCATCGGTCCTTTCGCAACTCTTTTGGGGAAAAAAGATGTTATTGTTCATGTTTATGATCATCATCCTCCCTCCGCCGATGATATTGACGGAGAGCTGATAGTTATAGATCCTATAGGTGCCACTACTACCTTGTTGGTTGAAATTCTTTTTGAACGGCAAATCCCCATTACGCCTCAAGAAGCGACGCTTTTCGCTATGGGAATATATGAAGATACAGGCGGACTGACTTTCGGGGGAACGACTGAAAGAGATTTTGCTGCTATATCTCGGCTTAAAGAGATAGGGGCCGATTTGACTATTATTCCTTCCCATATTGAAATGAGCTTTTCTGCTTCGGAGCGGCGAATTCTCGACTTATTAATTGAAAATGCATGGGTTCGCTATATTAACGGGGCCAGGGTTGTACTTTCTTTTACCTCTTCCCCAATATATATAGATGGGTTATCCCTTTTCGTTCATCGGCTTCGAGACTATTTCGATGCGGATGTAGCCTTGGCTGCTGTTAAGATGGAGAAGAGGACATATGTAGTGGCGAGAAGTCACGAGAAGGTGCTTGATGTTTCTCAGTTTTTAGCTCATCTGGGAGGAGGGGGGCATCCTCAGGCCTCGTCTGTAACGCTTCATAATGTTCGTCCGCTCTCTATTCTAGAGAGCCTTGAGAAAAAACTAGAGGAATCCATTCAACCTCGCTTAACCGTTGAAGACATTATGACAAGTCCTGTCATGGCGGTAGAACCTGATTCTTCAGTGAATGATGCATATAGAATCATGATTCGTTATGGACATTCAGCCCTTCCGGTTGTACGAGGAGACACTCTAATAGGTATTATTACCCGAAAGGACCTTGATAAGGCTCAACTTCACGGTTTTGGCCTGGCTCTTGTAAAAGAATTTATGACAGAGGGTGTTATCTCTATTTCAAAAGAGGCATCTATAGCGGAAGCTCACCGTATCCTGGTTTTTCACAATATAGGAAGATTGCCTGTTTTGGATGGGAAGATTCTTGTTGGTATTGTAACTCGCACTGATCTTGTTCGCGCACTTTATCCAGAATCCCTTCCGCCGGAAGAGCGAAAAATAGCTTCAGAGCTTCCATGGTCGGCCGATCTTTCCGACCTGTTGATGGTTCGACTGGCACCCCCACAACAGGCTATATTGCAGAAACTGGGAGAACGTGCGCAGACCCTTGGTATGAAAGCATATATTGTGGGCGGAATTGTACGGGATCTTATGTTGGGCCGAGAGGGTCTCGATTTAGATGTGGTGGTGGAAGGCAGCGCGGTGGATTTTTTGAAAAGTCTGGATTGGGAGGGATGTCGAGTTTCTGTTCATGAACGTTATAAAACAGGAACGCTTATTTTCCCTGATGGAATGAAGGTTGATGTGGCAACAGCGAGACGGGAGTTTTATGAATATCCCCTCGCCCAACCCAAAGTGGCAAGTGATTCATTGAAACACGACCTGTATCGCCGCGATTTTACTATTAATGCCATGGCTATTTCCATTACCCCTGATACATGGGGAACTCTGATAGATTATTTTGGTGGCCGCCGAGACCTGAAGAAAAAGGTACTGAAGGTTTTGCATAACTTAAGTTTCGTAGAGGATCCAACTCGCGTTATTCGTGGAATTCGCTTAGAACAACGGCTTGGTTTCCGCATGGAGGATAATACGTTGCGCCTTCTGAAAAGTTGCTTGAGGGGGGGGCTCCTTTCGAGGTTGTCCGGGTTTCGTCTGCGAAGCGAGCTGGAACTTTTATTTCAGGAAAAAGCTCCTTATCCGGGAATGAAACGAATGGCCGAGTTAGGAGCTTGGGATATTTTATTTCCAGGAATACGGATTGGAAATGTAGTTATTCGTACATTCCGTCGCCTTTCGGCTTTTCTCATCCGCATTTCCAGAGATTTCCCAGATTTTAAGGGAGCAGAGTGGCTTGCTTTCCTCGCAGCTCTTGTTATGGAGTCGTCTGAGAGTCTTCAATTTTCTGTCTTAGATCGCTTGAACCTGTCTCCTAAAGAGCGGGAAATTATGGAGGAGTCTCTTCAGGGGCTTCGTACAGCTGATCAAGAGCTCGGAGGAAGAGCCGCTAGAAAAAACTCAGAAATTTATCACTATTTAAAGGAAGTTTCTCCAGTAGCAGCCCTTTTCTGGAGTGCAGCGACAGAGAGATGGAGAGTGCGTCGGCGAATACTTTTGTATCTCTCTCGACTGCACAGTACGCATAGCAGCCTCACTGGACATGATTTGATCCGGATGGGATATAAAGGAGGCCCTAGCCTGGGGCGTATCCTTTCTAAACTGAAGGATAGTTGCCTTGATGAGGAGCTACCATCTCGAGAAGAAGAGCTGATATGGCTTGAAACCCATTTCCCTAAAGGAGAGTGAGAGGGATGTTCCGTTTTCCACCTATTGCTGAATTATTGTTGAGTTTGCCTGCTATATTGTGGGCTATAACCTTTCATGAATTTTGTCATGGTTATGTAGCGTACCTTCTTGGAGATCCTACAGCAGAGAGAGCTGGGAGGTTATCTCTTAATCCCTTAGCGCACTTAGACCCTATTGGAGCTCTTATGCTCCTTTTCTTCAGATTTGGATGGGCGAAACCTGTTCCTATTGACCCAAGATATTTTAAAAACCCTCGACGGGATATAGTTCTTGTTTCCCTTGCTGGAGCAGCTGGTAACTTGGCAAGCGCCATGTTTTGCGGTCTTTTAGTACGGCTTTTTCCTTATTTCTTTCTTGGGAATCCAGCTTTACGCCTTTTCATGTTCCTCATGGTAGCTATAAATGTGGGACTCGCGGTGTTTAATCTTATCCCTATTCCTCCTCTCGATGGTTCAAAAATACTCTATTACTTCTTACCGCCCCGTTGGATTGAAAAATATTTTTGGCTTGAACGCTATGGTTTTATTATTCTCATGGTCCTTTTGGGGTTAGGTATTATCCCGGCTATTATGAGCCCCATTTCTTATGCCATCATACGATGGATTCTTTAAGTGTATTGATGAGAGGAGAAGAAGTATTTGAATATCCTATTGACTAATGACGATGGAATCTATGCCCCAGGCCTTATGGCTTTGGCCAAACATTTAGCATCGAAAGGTTTCTTATGGTCTGTAGTAGCGCCAGATAGAGAGAGAAGCAGTGTCGGTCATGCCATTACTTTAACGAGACCTCTTCGTTTGTGGAATATTGATCAGAGTCCATATATTCCGGGGCAAAAGGTTTATGCTTGTGACGGTACTCCTTCCGATTGCGTTGTATTGGGAGTTGAGGAGGTTCAAAGTGAGACTGATATGGTTATTTCAGGCATTAACAATGGGCCTAACGTAGGAGATGATCTTACCTATTCTGGCACAGTCTCTGCGGCTATGGAAGGTGTTATCCTGGGTCGTCGTGCTATCGCCGTATCCCTGAATTGCAGTAGTCGAGATAGCGAATGTCATTATGAAACAGCGGCTATTGTAGTGGAGAAAGTGCTGGCAGTTTTAGAGGAAGAGCCTCTTCCCGAAGGGGTGTTACTCAATATTAATGTTCCTAATCTTCCGATCGCCATGTTAAAAGGAATCAAAGTAACAAGAAAAGGAGTCCGGCTTTATGAGGGGAAAGTGACGAAACTGGAAGATCCTAAGGGGCATGTTTATTTTTGGATTTCAGGTCAGCCGGAGGATCAGCTGGTAGAAGGCTGCGATGTCTGGGCTCTTGCCAACGGCTATGTCTCTATTACACCTGTTCATATGGACATGACCCATTACCCATCTCTTGAGCGGTATTCAGGGAATGGCCTTGAAAAAATAAACTTTTAGGTACTTTTTAAAAAAATAGTTGACAGAAGTTCATTGTCGTGTATAATGCTTCTCATACAAAAAAGCATGATACGGCAATGAAAGGGAAGAGTATTCTCCAAACACACCTACAGAGAGAGAAGGCCGGAGGCTGAGAGTCTTCTTGGAATGTGAAGGAGAAGAATAGAACCCTAGAGCTGATCTCGAAGAAAGATCCCCATGGGGAATCAAGTAGAGATGTTAAGGAGAGGACAAAAGGATTTTCCCCTTTTGTCAACGTGGGTGGCACCGCGGGTTACAAGCCCGTCCCTCTTAAAAAGAGGGACGGGCTTGTTTGTTTTTGAGACATTAAGGGAGGAGAACAGAATATGGGAGAGAAGAAGGTTGTTTTAGCATACAGTGGAGGATTAGATACTTCTGTTGCTGCTATGTGGCTGACAGAACAGGGATATGAGGTCATTACCATGACAGCTGACGTGGGGCAATCTGTAGATCTGGAGAAAGCCAAAAATAAGGCTTTACATAGTGGTGCCTCTAAAGCCTACGTTATGGATCTTAAGAAGGAGTTTGTAAAGGAATTTGTGTGGCCAGCGTTGAAGGCAAATGCTCTATATCAGGGAACCTATCCTCTTAATTCGGCTCTCTCGCGCCCTCTTATAGCAAAGGCTATGGCGGCGGTGGCAAAAAAAGAGAATGCAGGCGCTGTTGCTCATGGATGTACAGGTAAAGGACAGGATCAGGTGCGAATGGAGGTATGTACTAATGCATTAAACCCTGAACTTGTCGTGTTGGCTCCTGTTCGAGATTGGCACTTTAGTCGAGAAGCTGAAATGGAGTATGCACAGGCCCACGGAATTCCTGTCTTGGCTACTACTGCATCTCCATACAGTATTGATGAAAACCTATGGGGACGTTCCATTGAGTGCGGCATTTTAGAGGATCCCTGGAATGAACCCCCTTCTGATGCCTATATCCTCACAGTGGATCCGTGGAATGCTCCAGATCATCAAGAGTTTGTGGAGATATCATTTGAAAAGGGAATTCCAGTAGCATTGAATGGAGAAAAAATGGATGGGATTGCGTTGATTCAGTCTTTAAACAATCTTGCAGGGAAACACGGTGTAGGACGTATCGATATGATCGAAGATCGTCTCGTAGGATTTAAGAGCCGAGAGGTTTACGAGTGTCCTGCCGCCATAACTTTAATTACAGCCCATAAAGCTCTTGAAACGTTAACTTTAGATAAGAAAGTGCTTGCGGCTAAAAAGGAAATGGAGACAAAGTTTGCGGAACTCACATACGAGGGCTATTGGTATTCCCCTCTGAAAGAATCTATTGATTCTTTTATAAACACGACGCAAGAATATGTAAATGGAGTTGTGAAAGTTCGACTTTACAAAGGGCAAGCAGTTGTTCGAGGCATGAAGTCTCCCAGTTCGATCTATCAAATGAATATAGCTACTTACTCAGAGGGAGATGTTTTTGATCATCAGGCAGCGGTTGGGTTCATTAAAATATGGGGATTACCGCTGAAGACGTGGAAACAGGTTCATAAAGATAAAATGCCCATAGAGATTTTTCAGTAATTATGTAGTAAAGATTTTTTTCATAAATAGAGAGGAGTGACGATAGATGAAAAAAAACAGTTGGGTATTTGTTCTGTTGGTGACAGTGGTTGTTTTATGGGGTGGATTTGCACAGGCTGCATCAGTTATGGAGAAAGATACTATTGTTGCGGGTACGTCAGGTTCCTATCCGCCTTTTGAGTTTCATGATAAGACGGGAGCTCTTGTAGGGTTCGATATTGATTTGGCCAACGAAGTAGGGAAAAGGCTGGGTAAGAAAGTTGAATGGGTAGATATGGCCTTTGATGGTGTTATCCCATCTCTTTTAACAGGAAAAATTGATATGATAGCCGCTGCTCTCAGCATTACGGAGGAACGAAGCAAAAAGGTGGCTTTCTCTCAACCCTATATGGTAAGTCTCAGTGCTTTTGTACTGCCTACAAATAGCCCTGATGTAAATGGCATGGAGGATTTAAAGGGGAAAAGCGTAGCAGTACAGCTAGCTACGACACAGGATGTGTTTATCTCCGAGGTTGCGGATGTAACGGTGAAGCGCTTCCCTAAACTTAACGATGCTGTGCGAGAAGTAGCCCTAAAACGGGCTGACGCCTCTCTCATGGATGAAACGGTGGCAGAAACCTATATAAATAGTGAAGAATTTAAAGGACAACTTAAAAAATCTTTTACAGTTGAGCTGAAAGGGGCAAAACAGGCTTTGGCTGTAAGCCAAGAAGAGCCTCTTTTCCTTGAAGCTATAAATGAAGTCCTGACAAAACTTGATGAGGAAGGGTTTATTGCAGAACTTCATAAGAAATGGAATACGAAAAAAGAGTAGATTTTGGAAGGTAAAACAATAGAGTAGAGAGTGTGAAATATGGCCTGCTAATTTTTTAGTTAGCAGGCTTTTGCTTTTTGGCAAAGAGCTTTATACGGTGTACAATTATTGTTAATATTTAAAAAATAGTCGCCTAAGAAGGGAGACAGATTTTAGAATGCCAGAACGAAAACCGCTTACTACAAGGGGCAAGGTATTAGCCGTACTTACTGTATTTGTCATGGTGGTGTTTAGTTTTACAGCCCTCGTTGGACGAGAAAAAGTAGGGCTCTTCTTTCAAGGTCGCCTGCGCTATTTTTGGATTGCAGTTATTCTGGGTATTGGCTATTTTGCTACTCATGATAGGGGGAGAAGGTAAACTCAGGGAACGAAGCATCCATTGAGAGGTCGTTTTTTGTTCACCATAGAGTTCGTTTCAGGGATATGAATACCCTTAAGTTTGAACATTAACATATGATTTCCTATCTACCATGTTCCGCCGTTTTAGCTTTATATGAAATATGTTACAATTTTGAGCGCATGGGTACGTTCTCAATTTTTATATAAGTGACTCTGCCTCTGCAGTGTCAGTATCAACTTGCAAGTTCCGATTTTTACATGGAGGTTCTATCAGTATGTTTTTGCTCAGAATAGCCTGTTTGGCGTGGGCTCTTTTATCGATAGCGACTTCTACTTTATATGGAAGCCAAAGTCTTTCCCTCCCTTCTCTGGCAGAGTTGGAAAACATGGTCGAACAAGGGCCAGAAGTTCTGTCTTCTATGGCGGCTTTGGCGCGGGATGAACATATAGAACACCTTGTACGTCAGAGAAGTGGCCCTAAGTTTTTTGCTGGAATATCTTATGGTTATAGCGATGAACCAGAGTCTGAAACCGCCGAAGAACGAATTTCCTATAATAAAGTTACTGCTCGAGCAGGCGTTTCCTTCCCCATTTTAGGTACATGGACCAAAGAGAAAATAGAGATCCTTCAAAGTGAGCTTCGAACTTTAGAGGGACGAATTTTGGCAGAGCGAACCAGAGAGATGAATCTGATTTCTCTTAGAAAGGCTTATATGGTCTTGTGGGGGGAGGGGCAGAAACGCCGTCTCTTATCTGATTTCTTGAAGAGTCGAGAAGCGACAGAGGCCCTCTTGTCGAAGAGGGTAAGAGAAGGGTTTCTTTTAGAGGCGGATCGACTGGAGTTTTTGTCTGTCTATGATGTAGCTCTTCGAGACGTGGCCGCTTCCTCTCGGATGGAAACACAGGCCCTTCAGGTTATTCGATTGGCTACAGGGCAGTCTTGGCAGGTGACCGAAGAAGTTCCATTCCCAACTCTCCCGGGGTGGGATTATAAGAAGAGGCGCCCTTTAGGAGTGGCCCATCTCACTAATGTGAGATACAACAATAGAGTTTTGGATATTTATGGTCGCATTCTCGAGATCACAAAAAAAATTGATCGGGATGGAACTGTAGAATTTGGTGCTACCGCTGGTCGAGATTTCCCTGGGACTTCCGGGGCAGGAGTTTCCATCCGACTTACAGTAGAAGAACCCTTCGCTTCTTTAAGGGCAAAAAAGGATGAGGCTAGATTAGCTGCTCAAGCAGATTTAGAGCGACATAGAGCCGAAGAGCTGAAGGAACGCCTTCGCCTTGAAGGGGAGTTGGAAGACGCCTTATCTTTGCTGGAGTACGGTTCTCGATCTGTTCAGGCCGGAATAGCAAAAGTGCAAGCTTCCACAGAGGCCGTAAGAGTGCATCACCTCCGCTATGATCGTATTGGTGGAGATGCTTTTGAGAAACTTGAAGAGAGTCGCTATGCCCATCTCCGTGCTGCTCTGGAATTAGTGGATGCCCAAATACTGGTTCTTCAGGCTGCTTCTGAGCTGGTTCGTTTTTTCCCTGAAGGAGAGGTCCAGAGAGGATGTCCTTTATCTATGCTAGGCCTTGATAAGCCTCTTGCGAGTTTGCCGAAGTCGCCAGTCGCAATGATTTCCTCTCCAGAGCAAGATGTTCAGACATCTACAATTCTGACACCATCAAGGAAGAATACTTCAGTTTATGTGTGGAATGCGGCTCCCTTCCTCAAGAGCGAGACGAGGCATAGAGAACTGAAAAAACTTCAACAAGCGGGATTCTGTCGAATATTGCTCTCTTTTGATGGACAGGAGATCCGCTCTTTTAGCACGAATAATTCCCGGTTATCTCTCATGGCCTTTTTAGAACAGGCAACGTACATGGGAATTCAAGTTGATCTTTTGCTTGGCGATCCTACCTGGATTTTGCCAGAGCATCGAATGGAGCTTGTTCAACTAATCCGTTTCTTTGCCCCCTTCCCTTTTAAGGGGGTTCACGTAGATTTAGAGCCAGATTCTCTTCCTGGTGCTGCGTCTAAGAGGTCTGAGCTTGCTCTGGAATTGCTCCAAACGTTGAAGGTTGTTCGAGATAATACAGATCTTCCTCTATCTCTTTCTGTCCATCCTCGTTATTTGGAGGGGGAGTTAGGAGAAATTATGGGGCGAGGGTTAGTGGCGTTGTCTATGGAGGACGTAGCAGTGATGTTTTATTCCACCAACGTGGATATGGTGACAGATCGATTTGGAGCCCTTCTTAAAAAATACCCGGATCTTCCATTACTTTTAGCACAAAGTGTGGAGTCTATTTTATCTCCCCGCGAAAGCTATGCCACCTTAGGACGGGATATTCTATGGAGTCGAATTGCCTATTACAACGGAGTGTTCCAAGAAGAGAACTAC
This window encodes:
- a CDS encoding TolC family protein; the protein is MFLLRIACLAWALLSIATSTLYGSQSLSLPSLAELENMVEQGPEVLSSMAALARDEHIEHLVRQRSGPKFFAGISYGYSDEPESETAEERISYNKVTARAGVSFPILGTWTKEKIEILQSELRTLEGRILAERTREMNLISLRKAYMVLWGEGQKRRLLSDFLKSREATEALLSKRVREGFLLEADRLEFLSVYDVALRDVAASSRMETQALQVIRLATGQSWQVTEEVPFPTLPGWDYKKRRPLGVAHLTNVRYNNRVLDIYGRILEITKKIDRDGTVEFGATAGRDFPGTSGAGVSIRLTVEEPFASLRAKKDEARLAAQADLERHRAEELKERLRLEGELEDALSLLEYGSRSVQAGIAKVQASTEAVRVHHLRYDRIGGDAFEKLEESRYAHLRAALELVDAQILVLQAASELVRFFPEGEVQRGCPLSMLGLDKPLASLPKSPVAMISSPEQDVQTSTILTPSRKNTSVYVWNAAPFLKSETRHRELKKLQQAGFCRILLSFDGQEIRSFSTNNSRLSLMAFLEQATYMGIQVDLLLGDPTWILPEHRMELVQLIRFFAPFPFKGVHVDLEPDSLPGAASKRSELALELLQTLKVVRDNTDLPLSLSVHPRYLEGELGEIMGRGLVALSMEDVAVMFYSTNVDMVTDRFGALLKKYPDLPLLLAQSVESILSPRESYATLGRDILWSRIAYYNGVFQEENYRGVVVQAWKDYEEMVR